One genomic window of Bacillus mycoides includes the following:
- the guaC gene encoding GMP reductase → MENVFDYEDIQLIPAKCIVNSRSECDTTVTLGKHKFKLPVVPANMQTIIDERIATYLAENNYFYIMHRFQPEKRISFIRDMQSRGLIASISVGVKEDEYEFVQQLAAEQLSPEYITIDIAHGHSNAVIHMIQHIKKHLPESFVIAGNVGTPEAVRELENAGADATKVGIGPGKVCITKIKTGFGTGGWQLAALRWCAKAASKPIIADGGIRTHGDVAKSIRFGATMVMVGSLFAGHEESPGETIEKDGKLYKEYFGSASEFQKGEKKNVEGKKMFVEHKGSLEDTLIEMEQDLQSSISYAGGTKLDAIRTVDYVVVKNSIFNGDKVY, encoded by the coding sequence ATGGAAAATGTATTTGATTATGAAGACATTCAATTAATTCCTGCAAAATGTATTGTAAATAGCCGATCTGAATGTGATACAACTGTCACTTTAGGAAAACATAAATTTAAATTACCTGTCGTACCTGCAAATATGCAAACGATTATTGATGAAAGAATCGCAACTTATTTAGCTGAAAATAATTACTTCTATATCATGCATCGTTTCCAACCAGAAAAACGAATTTCATTCATTAGAGATATGCAATCACGTGGATTAATTGCTTCAATTAGCGTTGGTGTTAAAGAAGACGAGTATGAATTCGTACAACAATTAGCTGCTGAGCAACTTTCACCTGAATACATTACAATCGATATCGCACATGGTCACTCTAATGCTGTGATCCACATGATTCAACATATTAAAAAACATTTACCAGAAAGCTTCGTTATCGCTGGAAACGTTGGAACTCCAGAAGCGGTAAGAGAATTAGAAAACGCTGGTGCTGATGCAACAAAAGTTGGTATTGGACCTGGTAAAGTTTGTATTACTAAAATTAAAACAGGCTTTGGAACTGGTGGTTGGCAGCTAGCTGCACTTCGCTGGTGTGCAAAAGCTGCAAGTAAGCCAATTATCGCTGACGGTGGTATTCGTACACATGGCGACGTAGCTAAATCAATTCGATTTGGAGCAACTATGGTTATGGTCGGTTCTCTATTCGCTGGTCATGAAGAGTCTCCAGGGGAAACAATCGAAAAAGATGGCAAACTTTATAAAGAGTACTTCGGCTCAGCTTCTGAATTCCAAAAAGGTGAGAAGAAAAACGTTGAAGGTAAGAAAATGTTCGTTGAGCATAAAGGTTCTTTAGAAGACACTTTAATCGAAATGGAACAAGATCTTCAATCCTCTATTTCTTACGCTGGTGGAACAAAATTAGACGCAATTCGTACTGTAGATTATGTAGTCGTGAAAAACTCTATTTTCAACGGCGATAAAGTATATTAA
- the rlmH gene encoding 23S rRNA (pseudouridine(1915)-N(3))-methyltransferase RlmH: MNISIISIGKLKEKYLKQGIAEYLKRLSSYAKVEVIELPDEKAPENLSAAEMLIVKEKEGIRILDKISDDTHVIALAIEGKQKSSEEFAVSLDRLATYGKSKITFVIGGSLGLSSEVMKRSNESLSFSKMTLPHQLMRLVLLEQVYRAFRINRGEPYHK; the protein is encoded by the coding sequence GTGAATATCTCGATTATTTCAATCGGAAAATTAAAAGAAAAATACTTAAAACAAGGTATAGCAGAATACTTAAAACGATTATCTTCTTACGCAAAAGTAGAAGTAATTGAGTTGCCAGATGAAAAGGCACCAGAAAATTTAAGTGCAGCAGAAATGTTAATTGTAAAAGAAAAAGAGGGCATACGTATACTGGATAAAATTTCTGATGATACGCACGTCATTGCGTTAGCAATAGAAGGGAAACAAAAATCATCAGAAGAATTTGCAGTAAGCTTAGATCGCCTTGCTACATATGGAAAGAGCAAAATCACATTTGTAATTGGTGGATCACTGGGGCTTAGTTCTGAAGTAATGAAGCGTTCAAATGAATCTCTTTCTTTCTCAAAGATGACATTACCACATCAATTAATGCGATTAGTATTGCTTGAGCAAGTGTATAGAGCGTTTCGTATTAATCGCGGTGAACCGTATCATAAATAG
- the pepF gene encoding oligoendopeptidase F: MKHVIEKRPIREEVPTELKWDLSDLYKSDDEWHTALNVLENDIKRFDAFKGQLHTGPATLLNCLLLEEKLLMQLTKLSTYAYLKESADRTDPVIQANSSKISTLGTKVHAALSFIHNEILSFEEGTIEKYLTAETKLEPFRKSLLEILKKRQHTLSPETEEALAALGEVHSSPYKIYGMTKLADMDFPPIQDEQGNDLPVSFALFESKYEFSPSAYIRRKAYSSFVSTLKRYKNTVATTYATEVKKQVALSRLRKYESVTHMLLEPQKVPLEMYNNQLDIIYNELAPHMRRFADLKKKVLELDQMLFCDLHAPLDPEFNPTITYEEAGKLIQESLKVLGPEYSTIIEKGFKERWVDLADNVGKSTGAFCSSPYGSHPYILITWQGTMRGCFTLAHEFGHAGHFYLANKNQRIMNVRPSMYFVEAPSTMNELLLAQHLLATTEDKRMRRWVILQLLGTYYHNFVTHLLEGEYQRRVYAIAEEGQALTATTLTELKTNVLSTFWGDSVEIDEGAGLTWMRQPHYYMGLYSYTYSAGLTASTAVAQMIKEEGQPAVDRWLNVLRAGGTVKPLELMKHAGVDMSKPDAIRKAVSYVGSLIDELERSYQE, translated from the coding sequence ATGAAACATGTAATTGAGAAACGTCCTATTCGCGAAGAAGTTCCTACTGAACTAAAATGGGATCTTTCAGACTTGTATAAGTCTGATGATGAATGGCACACTGCACTAAATGTATTAGAAAATGATATAAAAAGATTCGATGCATTTAAAGGACAATTACACACTGGCCCCGCTACCTTATTAAATTGCCTACTTTTAGAGGAAAAGCTTTTAATGCAGCTAACAAAACTTAGCACATATGCATATTTAAAAGAATCCGCTGATCGTACAGATCCAGTTATTCAAGCGAACTCTTCCAAAATTTCCACTTTAGGGACGAAAGTACATGCTGCACTATCCTTTATTCATAACGAAATCCTCTCATTTGAAGAAGGAACAATTGAAAAATATTTAACTGCGGAAACAAAACTCGAACCTTTCCGTAAATCGTTACTCGAAATACTTAAAAAGAGGCAGCACACACTCTCTCCTGAAACAGAAGAAGCTCTTGCTGCACTCGGCGAAGTTCATAGTTCCCCCTACAAAATTTACGGCATGACTAAATTAGCCGATATGGATTTCCCTCCTATACAAGATGAACAGGGAAATGATTTGCCTGTATCATTTGCATTATTTGAAAGTAAATATGAATTTTCTCCAAGCGCATATATACGTAGAAAAGCATATTCATCATTTGTTTCCACATTGAAACGATATAAAAATACAGTTGCAACAACATATGCTACTGAAGTAAAAAAACAAGTGGCGCTTTCTCGTTTACGCAAGTACGAGTCCGTTACCCATATGCTTTTAGAACCTCAAAAAGTTCCACTTGAAATGTATAACAATCAACTAGATATTATTTATAACGAATTAGCGCCTCATATGCGCCGTTTTGCAGATTTAAAAAAGAAAGTATTAGAGCTTGACCAAATGCTTTTCTGTGACTTACACGCACCTTTAGATCCTGAATTTAATCCAACAATCACATACGAAGAAGCTGGTAAATTAATTCAAGAATCTTTAAAAGTATTAGGACCTGAATATAGTACTATTATTGAAAAAGGATTTAAAGAGAGATGGGTAGACCTTGCAGATAACGTAGGAAAATCAACAGGTGCCTTCTGCTCTAGTCCATACGGTTCTCACCCATATATTTTAATTACATGGCAGGGTACGATGCGCGGATGTTTCACATTAGCTCATGAATTTGGACATGCTGGTCATTTTTATTTAGCAAATAAAAATCAGCGCATTATGAATGTACGTCCTTCTATGTACTTTGTTGAAGCTCCATCAACGATGAATGAATTACTGTTAGCTCAGCATTTACTTGCGACAACGGAAGATAAGAGAATGCGTAGATGGGTTATTCTGCAACTACTCGGCACGTACTACCATAACTTTGTTACCCATCTACTTGAGGGAGAATATCAAAGAAGAGTATATGCTATAGCAGAGGAAGGACAAGCACTTACAGCCACCACTTTAACTGAACTAAAAACAAATGTCCTTTCTACATTCTGGGGAGATTCAGTAGAAATTGATGAAGGTGCTGGTTTAACATGGATGCGTCAACCTCACTATTATATGGGCTTATATTCTTACACATATTCAGCAGGCCTAACTGCATCTACCGCTGTAGCCCAAATGATTAAGGAAGAGGGACAGCCTGCTGTTGATCGCTGGCTCAACGTACTCCGAGCAGGCGGTACGGTAAAACCACTCGAATTAATGAAACACGCCGGAGTAGATATGTCAAAACCAGATGCAATCCGCAAAGCTGTTTCTTACGTTGGTTCCTTAATTGATGAATTAGAGCGTTCTTATCAAGAATAA
- a CDS encoding S1C family serine protease: MSFIDEEKYRIKRAGKKKHKGIVISSIAGTIVGASLFAFGAPLFSNHAGKLPQAEASEKNMAEAQSGNVPVKQISFVDAVDRASEAVVGVINIQRDDFSEADSEAGTGSGVIYKRTDGHAYIVTNNHVVAGANRIEVSLSDGKKIPGKVLGTDVVTDLAVLEIDAKHVKKVIEIGDSNTVRRGEPVIAIGNPLGLQFSGTVTQGIISANERIVPVDLDQDGHYDWQVEVLQTDAAINPGNSGGALVNVAGQLIGINSMKIAAKEVEGIGLAIPVTRAVPIMNELEKYGKVRRPYVGIELRSLNEIPSYYWSKTLQLPGNVTEGVCILDVKSPSPGTDAGLREHDVIVAVDGKAVHDIIGFRTALYNKKINDKMTLTFYRGTKRATTTVKLGIQKY; encoded by the coding sequence ATGTCCTTTATTGATGAAGAAAAATATCGTATTAAACGCGCAGGGAAAAAGAAACATAAAGGTATTGTCATTTCTAGCATAGCGGGGACAATTGTAGGGGCTTCATTATTTGCATTTGGAGCTCCTTTATTTTCAAATCATGCAGGTAAGCTTCCGCAAGCTGAAGCAAGTGAAAAAAATATGGCTGAAGCTCAAAGTGGAAATGTTCCTGTTAAACAGATTAGCTTTGTAGACGCTGTTGATCGTGCTTCAGAGGCTGTTGTTGGTGTTATTAATATTCAACGAGACGATTTTTCAGAGGCTGATTCGGAGGCTGGTACAGGCTCTGGTGTGATTTATAAGAGAACAGATGGACATGCGTATATTGTAACGAATAACCACGTTGTTGCTGGGGCGAATCGTATTGAAGTGAGCTTAAGTGACGGTAAGAAAATTCCAGGTAAAGTATTAGGAACCGATGTAGTCACGGACTTAGCGGTACTAGAAATAGATGCGAAGCATGTGAAGAAAGTGATTGAAATTGGCGACTCTAATACCGTTCGTAGAGGAGAACCAGTTATTGCGATTGGAAATCCACTTGGGTTACAATTTTCCGGAACTGTCACACAAGGTATTATTTCGGCTAATGAGCGTATTGTTCCTGTAGATTTAGATCAAGATGGACATTACGATTGGCAAGTAGAAGTATTGCAAACAGACGCGGCAATTAATCCAGGTAATAGTGGTGGAGCGCTTGTAAATGTAGCGGGACAATTAATAGGTATTAACTCAATGAAAATTGCAGCAAAAGAAGTAGAAGGAATTGGACTAGCTATTCCAGTTACGAGAGCTGTGCCTATTATGAATGAACTAGAAAAGTACGGTAAAGTAAGAAGACCTTACGTTGGGATTGAACTAAGATCATTAAATGAGATTCCGAGTTACTATTGGTCAAAAACGTTACAATTACCAGGTAACGTAACAGAAGGAGTCTGCATTTTAGATGTGAAAAGTCCTTCGCCAGGTACGGATGCGGGTCTTAGAGAACATGATGTTATTGTGGCGGTAGATGGAAAAGCGGTGCACGATATTATTGGGTTCCGCACGGCCTTATATAATAAAAAAATTAATGATAAAATGACTCTTACGTTTTATCGTGGTACAAAACGAGCGACAACAACGGTGAAATTAGGCATTCAAAAGTATTAA
- a CDS encoding two-component system regulatory protein YycI, translating into MDWDRIKTIFIVTFFVLDLFLIFQFIQKQDSNQLELVTETKIDQQLKAEKITMGNFPKEPKKESFIMAKNKVFKEEDVQSLKNQTAHVQDEYQIESKLKEPFLNTKSSSKDKYNDFLKNYVLDGQKYEFGAIKDSKIYFFQKYKDKPIFYNNRAMIVVDLNEKNELISYTQTMLTDLKEMGESEKTKEQEIITAQTALENIYLKNKIAENTHVKEAQIGYATLAESSSNIQVLAPTWNLKTEQKKDFFVNAIEGQVMELGETQVPEEHNGVRKNEYAL; encoded by the coding sequence ATGGATTGGGATCGAATTAAAACAATATTTATTGTGACCTTTTTTGTTTTAGACCTCTTTCTTATCTTTCAGTTCATTCAAAAGCAAGATAGTAATCAATTAGAACTTGTGACGGAAACGAAAATCGATCAACAATTAAAAGCTGAAAAAATTACTATGGGGAATTTTCCTAAAGAACCGAAAAAAGAGTCATTTATAATGGCGAAAAATAAGGTTTTCAAAGAAGAAGATGTACAATCTTTAAAAAATCAGACGGCGCATGTGCAAGACGAATATCAAATAGAGAGTAAATTAAAAGAGCCTTTTTTAAATACAAAATCATCGTCAAAAGATAAGTATAATGATTTTTTGAAAAATTATGTGCTGGATGGACAAAAATATGAGTTTGGAGCAATAAAGGACTCAAAAATTTACTTCTTTCAAAAGTATAAAGATAAACCAATCTTCTACAATAATCGTGCGATGATTGTTGTAGATTTAAATGAAAAAAATGAGCTTATTTCGTATACACAAACAATGTTAACGGATTTGAAGGAAATGGGCGAAAGCGAAAAGACGAAAGAACAAGAAATTATTACTGCTCAAACAGCTTTAGAAAATATATATTTGAAAAATAAAATTGCAGAAAATACGCACGTGAAAGAGGCGCAGATTGGATATGCAACTCTCGCGGAGTCTTCTTCTAATATACAAGTGCTTGCTCCAACATGGAACTTAAAGACAGAGCAGAAAAAGGATTTTTTTGTGAATGCAATTGAAGGACAAGTTATGGAATTAGGGGAAACTCAAGTGCCGGAAGAACATAATGGAGTGAGAAAGAATGAGTATGCACTTTAG
- a CDS encoding radical SAM/SPASM domain-containing protein, with product MKKFKKFYLEITSVCNLACSFCPPTERQKQFISVEDFAKRLDQIKPHTDYIYLHVKGEPLLHPKIDQLLDLSHEKGFKVNITTNGTLINKRRHRLLNKPALRQMNFSLHSFDGHPGSQDKEGYVRSILSFIREATSQSDLIVSLRLWNLTQDNKTNAEIQKNRDLLSIIENEFDLSYQIEEKLTPGKGIKIAERVFINQDYEFQWPALHEEEDDGKGFCHGLRNQAGILANGTVIPCCLDGEGIINLGNINNDSFSNIIEGDRAQNIVDGFSKRVAVEELCRKCGYRKRFGK from the coding sequence GTGAAGAAGTTTAAAAAGTTTTACTTGGAGATTACGAGTGTATGTAATCTTGCGTGCAGCTTTTGTCCGCCGACGGAAAGGCAGAAGCAATTCATTTCTGTGGAGGATTTTGCTAAAAGATTAGACCAAATTAAACCTCATACAGACTACATTTATTTGCACGTGAAGGGTGAGCCATTGCTCCATCCGAAAATAGATCAACTGTTAGATTTAAGCCATGAAAAAGGGTTTAAAGTTAATATTACAACGAACGGAACGTTAATTAATAAGAGAAGGCATAGACTGTTAAATAAACCTGCGTTAAGACAAATGAATTTTTCACTACACAGTTTTGATGGACACCCAGGTTCGCAAGATAAAGAGGGCTATGTAAGAAGTATACTTTCTTTCATTAGAGAGGCAACGAGTCAATCGGATTTAATTGTTTCACTAAGATTATGGAATTTAACTCAGGATAATAAAACAAATGCTGAAATCCAGAAAAATAGGGATTTATTATCCATAATTGAAAATGAGTTTGATCTATCCTATCAAATTGAAGAGAAGCTCACACCAGGAAAAGGTATAAAAATTGCGGAACGTGTATTTATTAATCAAGATTATGAATTCCAGTGGCCGGCATTACATGAAGAAGAGGATGATGGAAAAGGATTCTGTCATGGTCTTCGAAATCAGGCTGGAATCTTAGCGAACGGAACTGTTATTCCTTGCTGTTTAGATGGTGAGGGAATTATTAACCTTGGAAATATTAATAATGATTCATTCTCTAATATTATTGAAGGCGATAGAGCGCAAAATATTGTAGATGGATTTTCAAAAAGGGTTGCAGTAGAAGAACTGTGTAGAAAGTGCGGATACCGCAAAAGATTTGGAAAGTAA
- a CDS encoding MBL fold metallo-hydrolase: protein MSMHFSVLASGSTGNMLYVGTDEKKLLVDAGLSGKATEALFKQAELNINDVSGILVTHEHSDHIKGLGVLARKYDLPIYANEKTWNAMEHLIGNIPTDQKFIFSVGDVKTFGDIEVESFGVSHDAAEPMFYAFHNNNRKLALITDTGYVSDRMKGVIKGANAFVFESNHDVEMLRMGRYPWSIKRRILSDVGHVCNEDAALAMADVITDETKHIYLAHLSLDNNMKELARMSVSQVLEEKGFGVGESFEIHDTDQKMPTKIQYV, encoded by the coding sequence ATGAGTATGCACTTTAGTGTACTTGCGAGTGGAAGTACAGGGAATATGCTATATGTAGGAACAGATGAAAAAAAACTGCTCGTCGATGCAGGTTTAAGTGGTAAAGCGACAGAGGCTTTATTTAAACAAGCTGAACTGAATATAAATGACGTATCAGGTATTCTTGTAACACATGAGCATAGTGACCATATTAAAGGATTAGGTGTATTGGCACGTAAATATGATTTACCTATTTATGCGAACGAGAAAACATGGAATGCAATGGAACATTTAATAGGTAATATCCCAACTGATCAAAAATTCATTTTCTCAGTAGGGGACGTGAAAACATTTGGGGATATTGAAGTTGAATCATTTGGTGTTTCTCATGATGCAGCGGAACCGATGTTTTATGCTTTTCATAACAATAATAGAAAGTTAGCTCTTATTACAGATACGGGCTACGTAAGTGACCGTATGAAAGGTGTCATTAAGGGAGCGAATGCTTTCGTATTTGAAAGCAATCATGATGTGGAAATGCTTCGTATGGGACGCTATCCATGGAGCATTAAGCGACGTATTTTAAGCGACGTTGGCCACGTTTGTAATGAGGACGCTGCATTAGCGATGGCTGATGTTATTACAGACGAGACAAAACACATTTATTTAGCGCATTTAAGCTTAGATAATAACATGAAAGAATTAGCGCGTATGTCTGTATCACAAGTATTAGAGGAAAAAGGTTTTGGGGTTGGAGAATCCTTTGAAATACATGATACGGATCAAAAAATGCCTACGAAAATTCAATACGTATAA
- a CDS encoding CxxH/CxxC protein: MNLPCCLEHVELALDIIVDECEVAPVINNVDNSKEEKKTCEFCQNEATYVVSNTDSHTICG; encoded by the coding sequence ATGAATTTACCTTGTTGTTTAGAACATGTTGAATTAGCATTAGATATCATTGTGGATGAGTGTGAAGTTGCACCGGTTATTAACAATGTGGATAACTCTAAAGAAGAGAAAAAAACATGTGAATTTTGTCAAAATGAGGCGACATATGTTGTATCGAACACAGATTCTCACACAATATGTGGGTAA
- a CDS encoding WD40/YVTN/BNR-like repeat-containing protein — protein MKKVLISLLKNPLLIIGYWIFCYELALLCMYGRMNNNIYILLLCVVFLILIIIVTTIKVIKNGEHESSKLLNVKGWKYISVIILIFITFFYGIKIYKSATNYGGKLAWFIESVKNERSVEFERDNIYKYGVEGILEDISKKYTLPKKLYMSDDFTLEFNSDGTITSFDTFLYGKNTAGKEESYLISYNKNKSKDIFVGLNGYVNADYNEDKLVKPLIKTVQAIPVKQTVSKWNENQYGLVYYGKRNWGYNREGIININKDGKSEKLEDAKSEIIGYTVSIFVPGKEKEIVPARYNLLGDPNWSKESSFKKKKKDLTNDNEQFYFSKEVGYKLHVTDKALGSTFYSLSKTIDGGETWAVINEDPFNEAVGSASGIIFFNEKLGFLRAARPSGTEGGIYRTDDGGITFKKVSYINHEVKLESGQLITPFDFPNMPYEKDGVFNMLVGQGSDGDYNGNSSILYQSKNQGETWEYVKEVKAN, from the coding sequence ATGAAAAAAGTACTTATATCATTACTAAAAAATCCATTATTAATAATTGGGTACTGGATTTTTTGTTATGAGTTAGCTTTGTTATGTATGTATGGGAGAATGAATAATAATATTTATATTCTGTTACTATGTGTAGTATTTTTAATCCTTATCATTATAGTTACTACAATTAAAGTTATAAAAAATGGGGAACATGAATCGTCCAAATTATTAAATGTAAAGGGATGGAAATACATTTCCGTTATCATCCTTATCTTTATAACGTTTTTTTATGGGATAAAAATTTATAAAAGTGCAACGAATTATGGTGGTAAGCTAGCATGGTTTATAGAAAGTGTAAAAAACGAAAGATCAGTTGAATTTGAGCGTGATAATATATATAAGTATGGTGTAGAGGGTATTTTGGAAGATATAAGTAAGAAATATACTTTGCCAAAGAAGTTATATATGTCGGATGATTTTACTTTAGAATTTAACTCAGATGGAACAATTACATCATTTGATACCTTTCTTTATGGAAAAAACACTGCTGGAAAAGAGGAAAGCTACTTAATATCTTATAATAAAAATAAATCAAAAGATATTTTTGTAGGACTAAATGGGTATGTTAACGCTGATTATAATGAAGATAAATTAGTAAAACCTTTAATTAAAACAGTCCAAGCCATTCCAGTTAAACAAACTGTTAGTAAGTGGAATGAAAATCAGTATGGACTGGTTTATTACGGGAAAAGGAATTGGGGTTACAATAGAGAAGGAATTATTAATATTAATAAAGATGGGAAATCGGAGAAGTTAGAAGACGCAAAATCCGAAATAATTGGATATACAGTATCTATATTTGTCCCTGGAAAAGAGAAAGAGATAGTACCTGCTAGATATAATTTGCTAGGTGATCCAAATTGGAGTAAGGAAAGTAGTTTTAAAAAGAAAAAAAAGGATTTAACTAATGATAATGAGCAATTTTACTTTTCAAAAGAAGTGGGTTATAAACTACATGTTACAGATAAAGCATTAGGGAGTACCTTTTATTCACTAAGCAAGACAATAGATGGTGGAGAAACATGGGCAGTTATAAATGAAGACCCATTCAATGAAGCAGTTGGTAGTGCATCAGGAATCATCTTTTTTAATGAGAAACTCGGATTTTTAAGGGCAGCTAGACCCTCTGGCACTGAAGGAGGGATATACCGTACAGATGATGGGGGTATAACTTTTAAAAAGGTGAGCTATATAAATCATGAAGTGAAGCTAGAGAGTGGACAATTAATAACCCCTTTTGATTTTCCTAATATGCCTTATGAGAAGGATGGGGTTTTTAACATGTTAGTTGGGCAAGGATCAGATGGAGACTATAATGGTAATAGTAGTATACTTTATCAATCTAAAAATCAAGGTGAAACATGGGAGTATGTAAAAGAGGTTAAAGCTAATTAA
- a CDS encoding acyltransferase, translating into MGRLVYMDWLRVLATIAVVTIHVAAGYVSTLDSNNVSRWLAGNFYDSLSRASVPIFVMISGALLLKGTKDTSIGEFLKKRASKVIIPFIGWSAIFYIYGACIGYFPASLKQGIKYFLTNNIGLHLWFLYMIVGIYLIAPLLKVFVKNAKKREIEYFLILWLYASVIVKLVNYYYPINFNIELFYVTNYVGYFLLGYYLSNYDIAKKWRNISYIGGVVGCIGTFFMTYHYTLKANGQLDQYWYEYFAPGVVLMAIGLFVFFKYAFQNSEKQLPFLLRGINQASLGIYILHFFLLNNYLYIVIPKVNAHVHAILAIPINVMITLVLSMVITLVLQRIPVVKRLVP; encoded by the coding sequence ATGGGACGATTAGTGTATATGGATTGGCTACGTGTATTAGCGACAATTGCGGTCGTTACAATTCACGTTGCTGCTGGTTATGTTTCTACGTTAGATTCAAATAACGTGTCGCGTTGGCTGGCTGGTAATTTTTACGACTCACTTTCGCGTGCTAGTGTACCAATTTTTGTAATGATTAGTGGAGCCCTATTATTAAAGGGAACAAAAGATACTTCTATTGGGGAATTTTTAAAGAAACGTGCAAGTAAAGTGATTATACCTTTTATAGGTTGGAGTGCTATATTTTACATCTATGGGGCTTGCATAGGATATTTTCCGGCTTCTTTAAAGCAAGGGATAAAGTACTTTTTAACAAATAATATCGGGTTACATCTATGGTTCTTATATATGATTGTAGGAATATATTTAATCGCACCTTTACTGAAAGTATTTGTGAAAAATGCTAAGAAGAGAGAGATAGAATATTTTTTAATTTTATGGCTATATGCATCTGTAATAGTTAAACTAGTAAACTATTATTATCCTATCAACTTTAATATTGAATTATTTTATGTTACAAATTATGTAGGATATTTTCTACTTGGTTATTACTTATCAAATTATGATATTGCGAAAAAATGGCGGAATATTTCTTATATTGGGGGAGTTGTAGGATGTATTGGTACATTCTTTATGACATACCATTATACATTGAAAGCAAATGGACAGCTGGATCAATATTGGTATGAATATTTTGCGCCAGGTGTTGTACTTATGGCAATTGGGTTATTTGTCTTTTTTAAATATGCTTTCCAAAATTCAGAAAAGCAATTGCCATTTTTATTACGTGGCATAAACCAAGCAAGTCTTGGGATTTATATTCTTCACTTTTTCTTATTAAATAATTATCTATACATAGTCATTCCAAAGGTGAATGCACATGTACATGCAATATTGGCAATACCCATAAATGTAATGATTACACTTGTTCTTAGTATGGTAATAACTTTAGTATTGCAAAGAATACCAGTTGTAAAAAGACTAGTTCCGTAA